A stretch of the Leishmania infantum JPCM5 genome chromosome 30 genome encodes the following:
- a CDS encoding putative phosphatidylinositol kinase: MSDAAAATAAAEAATTARTENPVAVCPATPPPTNCIGSVWLGVYDRVSHTRFRIHIEDPVFLCILSNAVVPAAESDGSLPFEIQEFVEYLDAYERERLRQAYAARRGPNTSGGAVGSGRCGVHGDPAAAAATAGSCGAGGAVSGSGAIYSGVSGIPSMCCLNSCSPAGGPVPRKLEEALRETLSENSDFFFRVSSVAYHLDPNPQGASACTSASASAGSGVMGNAGVGARSPRRGEGLASAAAGGVASLLTNTIAAASATGPPPRRNYSVHSGYSAAFHLCGRLFADVYRDHCRALAQKIASGFSGLRVEDCVKFRKAVWSGFHLKALEPYRSGARSESNLELRWVSEKIKDDQHLFPSRGVAPQQQSSHVSRLVDATLSYVANARLRGRPSSSVGGNANSSTGGNGAAGAGGAGAAGKGGGSAAARATVGGVAEENELNTFGLTKLLHNPSWQKDDESSDSCPSCGRAFISLSRPLGTRAHHCRSCGIRLCVFCITKRAHYSFAKLAKPGSSDEAEERLVCDTCYKEYETVSQLHYLGALFAFAGLGFSDLVLCRTVNEQWREAAELCISEYRLLLHNCDADLHSVKTPVGILLQNSLFLLLGDGPTSSIPVVHHPEAALLLLKFIATENLWVPDASYYFIWRLSSSVLNRADTVLTSLPSLSSSAASAVESKHHSFQLPVVPNFSHWHLFCTAFCSKIGSSYFFVKCAELLCAAPTKVYDAYVASALERMTRVYLSTTALWKRLAEANQATAASFAAWTSSPPTTAPLPLPMLSDVTEGQVVTVWLLDMLHKDALVPAQRRRFQQLLEQVIPTVAGSSLSLVFIMLLSLQSTYSYYGYDEDLFGLWRTRIVAEVGRKDPVARDRVVATLDFFHELDRFCAQSSVVSQTSVVGWIVAYCRRCTPKAPASATGAPGEATTPSARRGYHHSYIDLPHPILNPFKPYIVLKSIRLSGVKVAPNAASKPTWLAFSTWSAAEHLERDTKTAAKNFGGHTLPTGESHAERSGEGREKGTGAAPTYPSTKTSAPVTSPVAAVNGVSPELLHDSLPQECMFLYKRENVERDQLMCISSRLLQMLLSSEIGNAEMLDYSVLPLSCDSGLIEKAEGRELSNLDNMDIASYVLQRGTRSCINFLASAKLFLLLNYIFSIGDRHKGNVLIGTNGALLHIDFRFIFSEKTFVEKLARSTVRIDDAFLAAVEQCQQRQCPCFAGPSPAAASSYARGCTSPPGSPGSGGCGSSASPTKAPEPSSAEIREAFFSSAAEWFVHVRPFAAVFYELWLYAVHRHTVPYNDAEMLNMLNTLFDRHASQTSSASKFSTTMKESVNVCRLKDVTHSSAEVLRTFADQVSRRVSESSVDAMKMMGSMWSSWWSRGG; encoded by the coding sequence CCTTTGAGATCCAGGAGTTTGTGGAGTATCTGGACGCGTACGAGCGAGAGCGACTGCGGCAAGCGTACGCAGCGCGACGTGGGCCGaacaccagcggcggcgccgttggTAGCGGAAGGTGTGGCGTGCATGGcgaccccgccgccgctgctgcgacggcaggATCGTGTGGCGCGGGAGGTGCAGTATCAGGCTCCGGTGCCATCTACAGCGGGGTTTCCGGTATTCCTTCCATGTGCTGCCTCAACAGTTGCTCGCCAGCCGGCGGTCCGGTGCCGCGCaagctcgaggaggcgctgcgggagACTCTGAGCGAGAACTCGGACTTCTTTTTCCGCGTGTCGAGTGTGGCGTATCACCTCGACCCGAACCCGCAAGGCGCCTCAGCGTGCACGTCCGCCTCGGCAAGTGCGGGGTCTGGCGTGATGGGCAAcgctggcgtcggcgcccgCTCTCCCAGGAGAGGCGAAGGTCTCGCGTCAGCTGCGGcgggcggcgtggcgtcgctCCTCACTAAcaccatcgctgccgcctcggcgacagggccgccgccaaggcgcAACTACTCCGTGCACAGCGGCTACAGTGCCGCTTTCCACCTGTGTGGTCGTCTCTTCGCGGACGTCTACCGGGATCACTGCCGCGCGCTGGCGCAAAAGATCGCGTCTGGCTTCTCTGGCCTGCGCGTCGAGGACTGCGTGAAGTTCCGCAAGGCGGTGTGGTCCGGCTTTCATCTGAAGGCGCTCGAGCCTTACCGTTCTGGTGCCCGCTCCGAGTCGAACCTTGAGCTGCGCTGGGTCAGCGAGAAGATCAAGGATGACCAGCACCTTTTCCCTTCACGCGGCGTagccccgcagcagcagagctcGCATGTGTCTCGACTCGTCGACGCGACACTGTCTTACGTCGCCAACGCGCGCCTTCGCGGGAGACCCAGTAGCAGCGTTGGCGGCAAcgccaacagcagcaccggtgGCAACGGAGCCGCAGGTGCAGGTggagccggcgctgcgggcaaggggggcggcagcgccgccgcccgtgcGACCGTCGGCGGTGTCGCAGAGGAGAACGAGCTGAACACGTTCGGCCTCACGAAGCTGTTGCACAACCCGAGCTGGCAAAAGGACGATGAGTCGTCCGACTCGTGCCCGAGCTGCGGGCGCGCCTTTATCAGCCTCTCGCGCCCCCTCGGCACCCGCGCacaccactgccgcagctgcggcattCGCCTGTGTGTCTTCTGCATCACAAAGCGGGCCCACTACTCCTTCGCGAAGCTGGCGAAGCCCGGCAGCtccgacgaggcggaggagcgcctcGTCTGCGACACCTGCTACAAGGAATACGAAACCGTCAGCCAGCTGCACTACCTGGGGGCCCTCTTCGCGTTCGCCGGGCTGGGATTCAGCGACTTGGTGCTCTGCCGCACCGTGAATGAGCAGTGgcgcgaggcggcagagctgtGCATCAGCGAGTATCGACTGCTTCTGCACAACTGCGACGCTGACCTGCACTCTGTCAAGACACCGGTCGGCATTCTGCTCCAGAACAgcctctttctccttctcGGGGACGGCCCGACGTCGTCCATCCCGGTCGTCCATCACCCGGAGGCggccttgctgctgctgaagttCATTGCAACGGAGAATCTGTGGGTGCCGGATGCGTCTTATTACTTCATTTGGCGCCTGAGCAGCTCAGTGCTGAATCGCGCAGATACGGTTCTGACGAGTCTGCCCAGTCTGTCTTCGTCGGCTGCTTCAGCGGTGGAGTCGAAGCACCACTCGTTTcagctgccggtggtgccCAATTTCAGCCATTGGCACCTCTTCTGCACCGCTTTTTGCTCTAAGATCGGCTCGAGCTACTTTTTTGTGAAGTGTGCGGAGCTACTGTGTGCCGCGCCGACGAAGGTGTACGACGCCTACGTGGCCAGCGCTCTGGAGCGCATGACGCGCGTGTACCTAagcacgacggcgctgtggaAGCGCCTGGCAGAGGCGAATCaagccaccgccgcttcctTTGCTGCAtggacgtcgtcgccgcctacgacggcgccgcttccCCTGCCAATGTTGTCAGACGTGACGGAGGGGCAGGTGGTGACGGTGTGGCTGCTGGATATGCTGCACAAGGATGCACTGGTgcccgcgcagcgccgccgctttcaGCAGTTGCTCGAACAGGTCATTCCGACCGTGGCAGGCTCGAGCCTTTCCCTGGTGTTCATCATGCTCCTGTCGCTGCAGTCCACCTACTCGTACTACGGCTACGACGAGGACCTGTTCGGCCTGTGGCGGACGCGCATTGTGGCGGAGGTAGGACGCAAGGACCCTGTGGCGCGCGACCGCGTCGTGGCGACACTCGACTTCTTTCACGAGCTCGACCGCTTCTGCGCGCAGTCATCGGTCGTGAGCCAGACGTCTGTGGTGGGCTGGATCGTCGCCTACTGCAGACGCTGCACACCCAAGGCACCTGCatccgccaccggcgccccGGGTGAGGCGACCACGCCCTCGGCACGGCGAGGCTATCACCACTCCTACATTGATCTCCCACATCCGATACTAAACCCGTTCAAGCCGTACATTGTGCTCAAGTCGATTCGTCTCTCTGGCGTCAAGGTGGCGCCGAACGCGGCGAGCAAGCCCACGTGGCTTGCATTCAGCACTTGGTCAGCCGCCGAGCACCTTGAGCGCGACACGAAGACGGCGGCCAAGAACTTTGGTGGACATACTCTGCCGACAGGGGAGTCACACGCGGAGCGAAGCGGCGAGGGGCGAGAGAAAGGCACCGGAGCGGCACCAACGTATCCCTCTACCAAAACCTCTGCACCTGTCACGAGCCCGGTGGCCGCAGTGAACGGCGTCTCGCCGGAGTTGCTCCACGACTCTTTGCCGCAGGAATGCATGTTCCTCTACAAGCGCGAGAACGTCGAGCGTGATCAGCTCATGTGCATCTCGTCCCGCTTGCTGCAGATGCTCCTGTCGAGTGAGATAGGGAACGCGGAGATGCTGGACTACagtgtgctgccgctctcgtgCGACTCGGGGCTTATtgagaaggcggaggggcgCGAGCTGTCGAACCTGGACAATATGGACATCGCCAGCTACGTGCTGCAACGCGGCACGCGAAGCTGCATCAACTTTCTCGCCTCCGCAAAGTTGTTTCTTCTTTTAAACTACATTTTCAGCATCGGCGACCGGCACAAGGGAAACGTGCTGATCGGCACGaacggtgcgctgctgcacataGATTTCCGCTTTATCTTTTCTGAGAAAACGTTTGTGGAGAAGCTGGCGCGATCCACAGTGCGCATCGACGACGCCTTCCTGGCTGCCGTGGAGCAgtgtcagcagcggcaatgCCCGTGCTTTGCCGGGCCGTCACCAGCGGCCGCTTCATCATATGCTCGGGGCTGCACTTCACCGCCCGGGTCCCCTGGGAGTGGCGGCTGTGGTTCATCTGCGAGTCCGACGAAGGCACCCGAGCCCTCGTCCGCCGAGATCCGCGAGGCTTTTTTCAGCTCCGCGGCGGAGTGGttcgtgcacgtgcgccccttcgccgccgtcttctACGAGCTCTGGCTCTACGCcgtgcaccgccacacaGTCCCGTACAACGACGCCGAGATGCTGAATATGCTGAACACGCTCTTTGACCGTCACGCGTCGCAAACTTCGAGTGCGAGCAAGTTCAGCACGACCATGAAGGAATCCGTGAATGTGTGTCGCCTCAAGGACGTAACGCACTCCAGTGCtgaggtgctgcgcacctTCGCTGACCAGGTGTCGCGGAGAGTATCGGAGAGCAGCGTGGACGCCATGAAGATGATGGGGAGTATGTGGAGTAGTTGGTGGTCGCGCGGAGGATga